The DNA region CTCAATCActtgatgttttttgttaattgtttTTTTTCATCCAGCAAGGGTGTTTGCTTATCTTGCATAGCATTACCTGCTCTGGTTTCTGGTTAGGTGATTCACTGTTTAGGAAATACATTAGGCCTAGATCTTAGCAGATAGTTCCTATATATTCAGATCTGGCTTAGGAAGAGCACATGTGTTGGAGGGGACATGTGCAAACTCTTTCTAGTTGCAATATCGTTGAAGTGCATGCAGTTTAACATGACTGTTCGACAGGGCAGGAGACAAGTAAGCTATGCCAGATACTGTATTTAAACAAACATGTTTTTTTTCAGTTGTACTGCATTACTTATTTACACCGGAGTCTCCACCTTATGCCAGTCATTACAATGGTTGCCCATTTGCTACACAATACAATACAAACTTATCTTTCTCACTCACTCACAAAGCATCTTCACCCTAATCATCTTATTTCATGCCTTCCATTCTTCAACTGATATAAACTAACATCCTCCATGATCTAAATCTCCTACTTCCATCTTCTAAACTTCTAAACTTCTAAACTTCTCTAATGCTGCTCCAGtattctggaatgcacttccccggaTGATCTGACCAATACCTAGTCCCTAAGTGTGCTTTAAgaacacatctctttagacaagCCTATCGACTCACTTCACTGATCTAACTCTTCTCTATTCTCTCTTTCTAACCTTTCCGCAGAATTTGATCCCTCCTGCACATTCTCCACACACCCAGTAGCACTTGGTAACTGTACTTCTAGAGATACTGGCTGATCATGCAGCTTATTTGAAATGCCTTAGTTATGATAATGATGGCTAGACCATACATGACAAGATCCTTTTACTTATTGTGTCACCCCACCCCACCATCTCCTTTATAGAttataagcttgcaagcagggcaatTACTCCTCCTATAACAAACTATGAGTTACTTTGtactgtctttattgtctgtacatgtccctgctccaTTGAATAGTGCTGCCgaataggtttttgctatgtaaataaaattattattattggtggAGATAGTTTAAGAAGTCCTGATGTAAACCGCATAATAGAACTTTTATTGCTGAtatatcatctttttttttttcagtgaacgcTGAATTGCAGAAATGAACTGGGCAGTATACGAAGCTCTGCTGACCGGAGTTAATAAATTCTCCACTGAATTTGGTCGTGTCTGGCTGTCTATTGTCTTTATCTTTAGGATCCTTGTATATGCAGTAACAGCCAGCCGGGTTTGGGGAGATGACCAAAAAGACTTTGACTGCAATACTCGACAGCCTGGATGTAGGAATGTCTGCTATGACCAATATTTTCCCGTCTCACACATCCGCCTCTGGGCTTTACAGCTCATCATGGTTACATGTCCTTCTCTTCTTGTTGTAATGCATGTGGCATATAGAGATAATCGAGAGAAGAAGCATAGGGAGAAGATGGGAGAGAACAGTGGTAAACTTTACCAAGACATTGGAAAAAAGAGAGGTGGGCTTTGGTGGACCTATCTCATCAGTCTTCTTGTAAAAGCCATAATGGATTCTGCTTTCATCTATGTGTTTTATCGACTCTATGAAAATTTCTTTCTTCCTCGAGTAGTAAAATGCACTGTTCCTCCATGTCCAAACATTGTGGACTGCTTCATATCCAAGCCTTCTGAGAAAAATATATTCACCCTCTTTATGATTATTAGTTCAGGGGTGTGTGTTCTTCTGAATCTCATAGAAGCTGCATATCTCGTTGGAAAGAAGTGTAAAGAGAACATACTTTCCAAAGGGCAGACAACTAAACCAAAAAACTCTGTCTGCGGTAGCCTCAATGAGCACAAACTATCCAAATGTGAAAAGACAGTTATCATTTCAGAAGATCGTAAATCCTCAATCAATGAAATTGATAATGATGGATGCAATCAGGATATTGATGTGGCAGAGCCGGTGTAGGGCTTTAGTGAAATCAAGGAAGTATTTAAAATCATCCATATTTTTATGGGCTCAAGCATTTTTGCGAGATCTGAAATATTAAGGCCACCAGGACTAAAGTTCAGATAAACTAGTGACTATGTTGAGTATAACCTATGCTTATGTATTCAGATGCATATCATGTATTTTTGTCATAGCTGGGTACTTGGGCAGCCATTGGAAAAAAGCTAAGTCTTGTCAGCTTTTTCATCATCTTGGCATAACAGACAACCAGAACCAATAAGAATTATTATAGCAGAATGCATTATATCGGAATATCAACAAGGATAAAATGTATATAATATTTTTATGATATACGAACCTTTTTTCGTATTTGATTGTATTGTTGATGCATAAAATAAATGCTTCATTCTAAAATGTAAATATTAGGATAAAGCTACATGGTGACACTGGTAACACAACAGTTCTGCAACTTGTATGTAATTTGGCATTGTGCAACGATTTTAACAGCAgggatttgtaagaaaaaaaatagccTAATAATAGACAAGGCAATTTGCATTGAAGTCTATGAGTGGGTACACCTTGTtgctgtgggatggcttttgtttgttttttaatcaaagcagtgttaactaagtaccctgttATTTACATGCGCTATTACTATTTACTTtttacagggtatttgctcattttgctttattCTAGGTTATGtttgttaatggccacagtgtgaataagcccttacacacctacacattgcacttatatcAGCACGTGtttcagctcatttctttggttttgaaaAAATCCCAGTGTTGGATTTTTTCTGATGGTTGCAGTAGGTTGCAGTTAGCCACAAAATCCTTGTGATGCTAATTAAGTACAATGCAACACCATGCAACCACATTTATTTCATTAAGTACCACACTCTAAAAATTCATTTAGTCTTGTTTTATTCGCACAGAGTTACAGGACAATGACTaaacagttaaggccccgtcacacacagcgacgctgcagcgatacagacaacgatgctgatcgctgcagcgtcgctgttttgtcgctgtgtggtcgctggggagctgtcacacagacagctctctccagcgaccaacgatcaggggaacgacttcggcatcgttgaaactgtcttcaacgatgccgaagtccccctgcagcacccgggtaaccagggtaaacatcgggttactaagcgcagggccgcgcttagtaacccgatgtttaccctggttaccaaaaaaacaaacagtatatactcaccatctgatgtccgtcaggtcccttgccgtctgcttcctgctctgactgagtgccgccgtacagtgagagcagagcgcagcggtgacgtcaccgctgtgctgtactttcactttcactttgcggcgctcagtcagtgtgggaagcagacggcaagggacctgacagacatcagatggtgagtatgtactgtttgtttttttttacatttacgctggtaaccagggtaaacatcgggttactaagcgcggccctgcacttagtaacccgatgtttaccctggttaccagtgaagacatcgctggatcggtgtcacacacaccgattcagcgatgtcagcgggacctcaacgaccaaaaaacggcccaggccgttccgacacgaccagcgatctcacagcaggggcctgatcgctggtacgtgtcacacatagcgagatcgctactgaggtcgctgttgcgtcacaaaacttgtgactcagcagcgatctcgctagcgatctcgctatgtgtgacggggcctttagcgatCTTCACCAGACCAGATAGTCCTGAGCACACTTTAAAAAGGAGGCAAATGTACATGAAAGAAAAGTCATGCAGCTCAAGTTGGCCTAGTTGTATAGCAAGAATCCAATTTATTCTCCACAGAATTGCCTGGTTTGACAAAGGCCTTTAGTATGAAAACTTTTATTGTGTATTGATTGTACAATTACCTTGTGAGTATAAAGCAAGAAGTAAAATATTATTAAGTATGCATTAcctcattagtagtgatgagcgagtatacttgttgctcgggtgacctccgagtatttgttagtgttcagaggtttagttttcatcgcggcagctgaatgatttacagctactagccagcctgagtacatgtgggggttgcctggttgctagggaattcccacatgtattcaagttggctagtagctgtaaatcattcagctgaggtgatgaaaactaaatctccgaacactgacaactactcggaggtcacccgagcgtgcttgggaaaacccgagcaacgagtatactcgctcatcactattcattagtACAAGTATCTGGTTTGGGAACTCTGTACCTGTACATCTAGTATAAAACCAAGTGCTGTGATCAACTATTCATTGTAATAATCATTTTATAATACAATTTGTCTATCTTATAGTCAAAGTGCAAGCATGacctaaaataaaaataatgattaaCTACCCGGCAGTAATTAAATAGTTACAGTAATAGTAATACATGTAAAAACAATTAGGGTGCTTACTGTAGTTGACGCTATTTTGATCAAGAAAATGTAAAAGCCACCTCAttgtgacaaggtgtacccaatcagaatGGTCCCCCACCATAGTATCTTACCCCGCCACATATTTTCTTTTACATGTATTACTACTAATTATGTACTGCTGGGAATCTATTCATTGTTTAAATTCTTGGTTGTGTTTTCCTGGCCACAGTGTGAGCTTACACCTGCACATTGGTGCTGACCAATGGTCAAAGTGCAGTAAGTTCAGTCACAGTAGAGCTATCAATTGTCTATGTACCACTGTAGTGTTATGATACATATAAACGACTGTAGCGTATAATGTTTCttatgccggggtcacacttgcgagtgtgaagcgagaaactcgcgcaagtctctcgcatcaatacccggcactgccgccggcactcagactggagtgtgcggctgagtGTATCTCTattcagccgcacgctccggtcccgagtgtcgggtattgatgcaagagactctcgcgagtttctcacatcacacttgcaagtgtgaccctggccttaaagcaCCGCTCCCGCACGGGGGTTTTCAGCACTGgtgtggtgcttctaatctaaggtcccttctcccggacttagggtaccgtcacacagtgccatttttatcgctacgacggtacgattcgtgacgttttagcgatatcgttacgatatcgcagtgtctgacacacagcagcgatcagggaccctgctgagaatcgtacgtcgtagcagatcgtatggaacttactttcgtcgcttgatcacccgctgacatcgctggatcgttgtgtgtgacagtgatccagtgatgtgttcgcttgtaaccagggtaaacatcgggtaactaagcgcagggccgcgcttagtaacccgatgtttaccctagttaccagcgtaaacataaaaaaaacaaacagtacatactcacattctggtgtctgtcctccggcgtctcagcttctctgcactgtgagcgccggcaagccggaaagcgagcacagcggtgacgtctgacgtcaccgctgcgctttccggctatggcgctgacacagtggagagaagcagaacgccgggggacagacaccggaatgtaagtatgtactgtttgttttttttacgtttacgctggtaaccagggtaaacatcgggttactaagcgcggccctgcgcttagtaacccaatgtttaccctggttacccggggacctcggcatcgctccagcgccgtgattgcaacgtgtgaccgcagtctacaacgctggagcgataatcatacgacgctgcgacgtcacggatcgtgccgtcgtagcgataaaaatggcattgtgtgacggtacccttaggctgaaCTCAAACTAGCTTATGTCATTCTATGCGAGGGCATCgggtgcgatatgctaatgactcttggctcctgctctgctgtgagaaggagccgagtgtcagtgcttttatatatataaaatatagaaGACTATATTTATTTTGTAGGTGTTTAAAAATTAAGTATTTTCCTTAAATTCCATATGCAATAATGATTTAGAAGTAAAACAAAATTTATATGCATACCAAAAAATTCACATAAAAAACCTATAAAACAATTAAGTAGATAATGGATATACTAATTGATGGTTCCAGGAGCCTATTAAAAGGCATTTGTCACCTTTTCTAACACATCTATTTTTGTAAATACAGTACTTGCATTCTCCATTAAATACATTTCTGGAGCTTCTTTTCTTGACACTTTTTATTGTGCCATTGATTTGTTGTTACTACTGTACTAGAAATCTGTGAATAAATAGAAAACAGGGAGTAACAAGTTGTTGGTGTGTCTCTGCACAGTCCAATCAGTGATGACAGAGTTGGAAAGTATAGAAACACATGCCTTTTAAATGAGAACGGTAAAACCCActaattaaaggggctgtccagcctAAGCATACAATGTAACTGCAGTTTTGTAAATACTCACAATATGTGTACTGGGTGCTGTGGGAATTCTCCAGTGTCGGCTCCAGGAGCAGCAATTTGCATACTCCTGGTCACATTGTGACTAGTCTCATCTGACCTTGATCAATACACTTGTATTGATTGAAGCCGTGCCGATCTAGTCGGctcatgaccacatgtatgcataCTTCCGAACAAGTGCCCACCGCTCCCACAGTGGCACTGGAGAATGCCCACAGTgcatgcgctgtgaggattctcaatCCTTAAACTTGTATCCTAAGGCTGGACAACGCTTTTAAAAAAGACATCTTGGCTGAAATAACAAGACTGCAATCACTTTATATATTCAAGTCATACATGTGACTGCGGTCATTTTATACCCACCAATATGGGTAATACGGGAGAATAATGACAGTGTGTATATAACACACTGTCACAATTCGGCAGGCTTCAATCacctagaatgactgcagacttttcatttcaaCCAGGACAAGCTCtttcatttatttatatttttaaataagaaTAGATGAACAGTTTAATACAGATTTATAAGAAAACAGCCCCAAAGTTTGTTTTATGTGAGGAATTCATGTAGGTACTAAAATAGACATGTTATAAGTTGTGATAGGTCCTATTTTAAAGCACAAAGTGCCATGAAAAAAGTATTCACACCTTATGAACTTTTCCTCATTTTCTTTACACTTTTCTcattgtggtagatcagctcactagACTACACATGCAGGTAGACATaggtacactgtctctttaaatcttccattgGTTTATTATATATGCAGCATAAACCAATGTGAAGTGGAAATAAGCACAGCCCTTCGGGCAAAacagggaagcaaaacaaaatgGTATAGCGTCTCTGTATCTGTGGGGATTTGCCCACTCCAGATGACAACCACACACTGATTTTGCTTTCCCTCCTCAAGACACAAAACTCTGGAGTTTctctctccagccctactgaaCACTGACTGCCTCTGGAGGCCAACTATTTAagtcccagaccacaccctggggtggagatatggtggacaacaaacctcccacctgctctatcggtgtccacaaaaacccagccttcAACAAAATGGCTATTTAACTCCCACAACACTAAATGTGCTTGAGGAAAACTTATATGTTTTAAATCACTGAAGCTACTAGCCTCAGCGAAACATATCTTTCTCCCCTCCAGCACCTTGCCAGTGACTTTCTCACACCACAAATTACAATGTTTTTTatttggacattatacagtatgatataccaacacaaagtagcaagtatttgtgttgATAtggctttcaaaatattttaaaaatataaatctgaaaattatgaTGTTCACTTCCATTCAGCTCCCTTAAGTCAACCACTTTCACTGCATTTACTGCTgaaagtcttttggggtatgtacACTAGTGGCAAAAATTGTGGATAAACTTCAAATTTTTGTCATCTTTTAAACTTTTTAGCATGCAAAAACTACATCACAGCATCACTGtttcacagcagaaactggcagacagctggattgcaagtcacctgtccaccatagacacatgaagacacagtaacacatagagcccgggtcgtgaaagAGACCCTGTAAAAATGCTCGAGTTACCAGCCATGCGGGTTAGTGTACtaactaaagggggacagagagggaaaacgtgaggaccttgtgtgaggcctaaggcagcaagggactacaccacagcactagagAGAAGGcctccaactccacctggttagagggattcctGAGTCGCTTACAAGCCgccggaccataccagcacctgtgatccggtaccctggaccgtGGCTGCCTTAatccaagtaaagaggtaaagagactgcaaccctgtgtcctccgttttttACTACACCACCTActacctgtccctactacaccaggagccctggggacccagcttcacctgtggtaagCCATAACATCCCTCATACCATAACATCAccacagtggacccctttaagcagcgttggtcacccctgaccaaataccacaggtggagtcacaaacatttattattttacaaacccctttaaaaacctttcctttaacatgggcgcccagggccacggacagaaggggggctgtaatgggcgcagcttgatggaagcccccacatgactgcgttgccaagaagGGGGTTTGGAGTTTTTTGAAAATAAACAGTGATCGTAGAGGGATTGGTGGGAATGGTGAATAGGGGGTGTGCTTAGGGGAGCAAGGAAGCGG from Ranitomeya variabilis isolate aRanVar5 chromosome 3, aRanVar5.hap1, whole genome shotgun sequence includes:
- the LOC143816095 gene encoding gap junction beta-5 protein-like: MNWAVYEALLTGVNKFSTEFGRVWLSIVFIFRILVYAVTASRVWGDDQKDFDCNTRQPGCRNVCYDQYFPVSHIRLWALQLIMVTCPSLLVVMHVAYRDNREKKHREKMGENSGKLYQDIGKKRGGLWWTYLISLLVKAIMDSAFIYVFYRLYENFFLPRVVKCTVPPCPNIVDCFISKPSEKNIFTLFMIISSGVCVLLNLIEAAYLVGKKCKENILSKGQTTKPKNSVCGSLNEHKLSKCEKTVIISEDRKSSINEIDNDGCNQDIDVAEPV